From a single Aminobacterium mobile DSM 12262 genomic region:
- the plsY gene encoding glycerol-3-phosphate 1-O-acyltransferase PlsY: protein MSYWLWIFAAYLTGSFPTGYVCAKVFRGVDIRTFGSGNIGATNVGRLMGRPWAIGVTIVDMLKGGIILIIARKAGIESPVVLASIAFASICGHNFPLWLNFKGGKGVATTYGVVFFMVPPWSSVAALIAGGIWYIVMRWSKYVSVASILSLFTLPLLFLLFHLHVSNILAVSFMAILALVRHRNNIARIRRGEEGRVGEISPSKKDDASL, encoded by the coding sequence ATGTCTTACTGGCTTTGGATATTCGCTGCATATCTCACTGGCTCCTTCCCTACAGGTTATGTATGCGCTAAAGTCTTTCGAGGCGTAGACATCCGAACATTTGGTTCGGGGAATATTGGTGCAACTAATGTAGGTCGTTTGATGGGAAGACCTTGGGCAATAGGAGTTACTATTGTAGATATGCTAAAAGGGGGAATAATACTTATCATAGCGAGAAAGGCTGGTATTGAGAGTCCTGTGGTTTTGGCTTCTATCGCTTTCGCTAGCATTTGCGGTCATAATTTCCCTCTATGGCTGAATTTTAAAGGAGGAAAAGGTGTAGCGACAACATATGGAGTTGTCTTTTTTATGGTTCCGCCTTGGAGCTCTGTCGCAGCCCTTATAGCAGGGGGAATTTGGTATATAGTGATGCGCTGGTCCAAGTACGTATCAGTAGCTTCTATTTTATCTCTTTTTACCCTCCCTCTTCTTTTTTTGCTTTTTCACCTCCACGTGTCCAACATTTTAGCCGTTTCCTTCATGGCTATTCTTGCGCTAGTTCGTCACCGGAATAACATTGCGAGGATACGCAGAGGAGAGGAAGGCCGGGTTGGTGAAATATCTCCGTCAAAAAAAGACGATGCCTCTTTGTAA